The proteins below come from a single Microbulbifer sp. Q7 genomic window:
- a CDS encoding transposase, translating into MLLYREERVSEGKRKLHFEGRLIDCRSCPLKDQCMRNPASADTGDGHGRQVSFTWTNAKTATDWMKKRVDSVEAKTIYSHRMSAVEPVFGNIGTNKRLSRFSLRGKRKVQGQWQMFCLVHNIEKLVNYSAIHCLTGLSTLVA; encoded by the coding sequence ATGTTACTATATCGAGAGGAGCGCGTCAGCGAAGGAAAGCGCAAGCTGCATTTTGAAGGGCGTCTGATAGATTGCCGCAGCTGCCCACTAAAAGACCAGTGTATGCGCAATCCTGCTTCGGCGGATACCGGCGATGGGCATGGCCGTCAGGTATCCTTTACCTGGACAAACGCGAAAACCGCAACAGACTGGATGAAGAAGCGGGTTGATAGCGTTGAAGCCAAGACGATCTACAGTCATCGTATGTCCGCGGTGGAGCCTGTGTTTGGAAATATTGGCACCAACAAGCGACTCAGTCGCTTCTCGTTGCGTGGAAAACGTAAAGTGCAGGGACAGTGGCAGATGTTCTGTCTGGTACACAACATTGAGAAATTAGTGAATTACAGCGCTATCCATTGCTTAACAGGGTTATCCACACTTGTGGCGTAG
- a CDS encoding ABC transporter ATP-binding protein has translation MTRIYFKNASIDFPIYNAGGRSLKNRLMQVATGGQISADEQGRVVVRALADLSFEFGEGDCIGLIGHNGAGKSTLLRVLSGVYSPTEGEVSIQGAVGSLIDISLGIDHEATGRENIYIRGALLGLPRKKIEAELDNIIDFAELGDFIDMPVRTYSSGMHLRLAFSVSTIVRPDILIMDEWLSVGDEGFKQKAEARMSELVSSSKIVVIASHSRELILNTCNRVIWLEHGCIKMDGTAGEVCNAYFGE, from the coding sequence ATGACTCGTATTTACTTTAAAAATGCGTCCATTGATTTCCCTATTTATAACGCAGGCGGACGTTCTCTTAAAAACCGATTGATGCAGGTGGCGACGGGTGGCCAGATTTCAGCGGATGAGCAGGGTCGGGTGGTTGTTAGAGCGCTTGCGGATTTGAGTTTTGAGTTCGGTGAGGGTGATTGTATTGGTTTGATTGGGCATAACGGCGCGGGGAAAAGCACCTTGCTTCGCGTGTTGAGTGGTGTCTACTCTCCAACAGAAGGTGAGGTTTCAATTCAAGGGGCTGTCGGCTCGCTTATTGATATTTCTCTAGGTATAGACCATGAAGCAACTGGTAGGGAAAATATTTATATTAGAGGGGCGCTGCTTGGATTGCCGCGTAAGAAGATTGAAGCGGAACTTGATAATATAATTGACTTTGCAGAGCTTGGTGATTTTATTGATATGCCCGTCCGTACATATTCCTCGGGTATGCATTTGCGCTTGGCTTTCTCGGTCTCTACGATTGTACGCCCTGACATATTGATTATGGATGAGTGGTTGTCAGTAGGTGATGAGGGTTTCAAACAAAAGGCTGAAGCCCGAATGTCTGAGCTCGTTTCTTCGAGTAAGATCGTAGTTATTGCTAGCCATTCTAGAGAATTGATTTTGAATACCTGTAATAGGGTTATTTGGCTTGAACATGGGTGCATAAAAATGGATGGAACTGCTGGCGAGGTATGTAACGCTTATTTCGGTGAGTAA
- a CDS encoding glycosyltransferase, producing the protein MGPEFRILHCYRTFYPESQGGLEQVILELAQKTHSSGVLTLAKVPGQTMLNGELPVLAERRWMSIASCCIGPGLVRKLFSLKAKLLHFHFPWPFGDVAYLLAGRSRPLVVTYHSDVVRQRFLGVLYRPLMKRLLDRADRIVATSQNYVESSPILAKYREKVEVIPLGVSESGYVLPSAKQFAATEHRFGKDFMLFVGVLRYYKGLEFLIRAAVGQSFKVVIAGKGPEFAPLASLAKELGADNVVFAGFVSNEEKVALMRLCRAVVFPSHLRSEAFGVTLIEGLMYGKPLISCDIGTGTSFVNRNSLTGHVIPPSNPVALRDAMNDLLNDAKKAERMGQASRERYEKMFTGERMAAAYRKLYDEVLRERGVED; encoded by the coding sequence TTGGGCCCTGAATTTCGAATTCTCCACTGTTACAGAACCTTTTATCCTGAGTCACAGGGTGGTCTAGAGCAGGTTATCCTTGAGCTTGCGCAAAAAACACACAGTAGCGGTGTGTTAACTCTTGCAAAGGTACCTGGACAAACGATGCTTAATGGAGAGCTTCCGGTTTTGGCTGAAAGGCGCTGGATGTCGATTGCGTCCTGTTGTATTGGGCCTGGCTTAGTGCGCAAGTTGTTTAGTTTAAAAGCCAAGCTCTTGCACTTCCATTTTCCTTGGCCGTTTGGCGATGTAGCTTATTTGTTGGCGGGGAGATCGCGCCCACTCGTAGTCACTTATCACTCGGATGTTGTCCGCCAGCGATTCCTTGGCGTCTTATATCGCCCGCTGATGAAACGTCTATTAGACCGAGCCGATCGAATAGTAGCAACGTCTCAGAATTATGTGGAAAGTAGCCCCATTTTGGCGAAATACAGGGAGAAGGTTGAAGTGATCCCTCTCGGTGTCTCGGAGAGTGGGTATGTATTGCCCTCTGCTAAGCAATTCGCCGCAACCGAACACCGTTTTGGAAAGGATTTCATGCTGTTCGTTGGGGTGCTGCGGTATTACAAAGGGCTGGAGTTCTTGATCCGGGCTGCAGTGGGGCAGTCCTTTAAAGTGGTGATAGCCGGTAAGGGACCGGAGTTTGCGCCCCTCGCTTCATTGGCGAAAGAGTTAGGGGCCGATAATGTTGTATTTGCCGGTTTTGTGAGCAACGAAGAAAAGGTTGCTCTGATGAGGTTGTGTCGAGCGGTGGTTTTTCCCTCACACCTGCGCTCTGAAGCATTCGGGGTCACTTTGATCGAGGGGCTGATGTACGGGAAGCCGCTTATATCCTGCGACATTGGCACTGGAACCAGCTTTGTGAATAGGAATTCGTTAACTGGCCACGTGATCCCTCCTTCCAATCCAGTTGCTCTCCGTGATGCTATGAATGACCTGCTGAATGACGCTAAAAAGGCGGAACGCATGGGACAGGCAAGCCGTGAGCGCTACGAAAAAATGTTCACAGGTGAGCGTATGGCCGCGGCGTATCGCAAACTTTATGACGAGGTGTT
- a CDS encoding glycosyltransferase, whose translation MKILFATMQFGPEYNQGTERYIRNVGKELIEDGYEVTVAGGDPEGKGHREGIWNSIPYKTIPTYGWTTVSGASIDWYVELLRKEKPDILHMVNPGHIGVNIIFAARALHIPYLVSVTDFWWLCPKQTLTLSNGSLCDGFTSESTCLKCIAKTHRNPTINLAAKTKIGAQFTAQIIKSKNIESDESTLWKNRRQILQEALSGAHKVICLSKTGKVLLENYFNLKNCQYLPAGLSARWFEQKTSSSVSTNKFSVGFLGAITPHKGLHVLTQALKALDNERIQLIIAGKRALPTYADRELQRYKKTTYLGEIKEEDTTPLMDKLDLIVLPSLWPENQPQVLLEAGARRVPVIASDIPGCAELLDQSALFPMGSQKALSNLIKKITNNEIIIPKPNVSKSAKEIAKKIILEYKSIIEKNKLTARPQTRK comes from the coding sequence ATGAAGATTCTCTTCGCCACCATGCAATTTGGTCCAGAATACAATCAAGGGACCGAACGCTACATTCGTAACGTTGGAAAAGAGCTTATAGAAGATGGCTATGAAGTCACTGTTGCGGGGGGAGACCCAGAAGGAAAAGGACACCGCGAAGGTATATGGAATAGTATTCCTTACAAGACAATACCAACATACGGATGGACAACTGTCAGTGGTGCGTCAATAGATTGGTATGTTGAATTATTGAGAAAAGAAAAACCTGACATCCTCCACATGGTCAACCCAGGCCATATAGGAGTGAACATTATATTTGCTGCGCGCGCGCTGCATATACCGTACCTCGTATCAGTTACCGATTTTTGGTGGCTCTGCCCAAAACAAACACTAACCTTAAGCAACGGCAGTCTTTGCGATGGTTTCACTTCGGAATCTACTTGCCTGAAGTGTATTGCCAAAACACATCGCAACCCGACAATCAATCTCGCAGCAAAAACAAAAATTGGAGCGCAGTTTACTGCACAAATTATTAAAAGCAAAAATATCGAGTCTGACGAAAGCACGCTTTGGAAGAATAGAAGACAAATATTACAAGAAGCCCTTAGTGGAGCTCACAAAGTGATATGCCTGTCTAAAACAGGTAAAGTCTTACTAGAGAATTATTTTAATTTAAAAAACTGTCAATACCTTCCAGCAGGGCTATCTGCCCGATGGTTTGAGCAGAAAACATCTTCTAGCGTATCAACGAATAAATTTAGTGTTGGTTTTCTCGGTGCGATAACCCCCCACAAGGGCCTTCACGTACTTACACAAGCACTAAAAGCCCTTGATAACGAACGAATCCAATTAATAATCGCAGGCAAGAGAGCTTTGCCTACTTATGCCGACAGGGAGCTCCAAAGATACAAAAAAACGACATACTTAGGAGAAATTAAAGAAGAAGATACAACACCCCTTATGGACAAGCTAGACCTGATAGTCTTGCCATCACTGTGGCCAGAAAACCAACCGCAAGTACTGCTAGAGGCAGGAGCAAGGAGAGTTCCAGTAATTGCCTCCGACATCCCTGGCTGCGCGGAACTTTTAGACCAATCGGCATTATTCCCTATGGGTAGTCAGAAGGCTCTCAGTAACTTGATAAAAAAAATAACTAACAACGAAATAATAATTCCAAAACCTAACGTATCTAAAAGCGCGAAAGAAATCGCAAAAAAAATAATCTTAGAGTACAAATCAATAATAGAAAAAAATAAGCTTACGGCGCGACCACAGACACGAAAATAA